The sequence below is a genomic window from Nitrososphaerota archaeon.
TCCAAAAGGAGGTTCCTGATGCGTCGCTCACCTTGATGAAGTTGGATTTGGCTGATTTATCGGCGGTAAGAGACTTTTCGTCGAAATGCAAGAAAGAATATTCTTCGCTTGATATTCTCTGCAATAACGCTGGGATAATGCAGGCGCCAAGGGGTCAAACCGCTGATGGGTTCGAGACGCACTTAGGTATTAACCACCTAGGCCACTTTGCTCTTACCGGTCTATTAATTGACGGGCTTCTGAACACTCGGGGCTCACGCGTTGTGACGGTTAGTAGCAATGCTCACAAGTTGGGAAGCGTCGATTTCGACAATCTAGGCTTGAGCAGTAGATATAGTCGAACTGGAGCTTACGCCAGAAGTAAACTCGCTAACCTGCTTTTCACCTACGAACTTCAAAGGAGGCTTGAGAACTCCAGATTACCTACCATCAGTGTGGCTGCTCACCCCGGCTTATCCGCAACTAATCTACAGACCACAGGACCTAAGATGGGC
It includes:
- a CDS encoding oxidoreductase, encoding MTGANSGLGYEVTKGLAAKGARVVMGCRSLEKGGSAVEHIQKEVPDASLTLMKLDLADLSAVRDFSSKCKKEYSSLDILCNNAGIMQAPRGQTADGFETHLGINHLGHFALTGLLIDGLLNTRGSRVVTVSSNAHKLGSVDFDNLGLSSRYSRTGAYARSKLANLLFTYELQRRLENSRLPTISVAAHPGLSATNLQTTGPKMGNGHFFVWMYKIVDRILAQSAQMGALPLLYAATAEDVRGGDYIGPDGLGGWRGYPKKTKSNKKSHDEESAKQLWDISTELTKVQYPILR